From a single Pararge aegeria chromosome 16, ilParAegt1.1, whole genome shotgun sequence genomic region:
- the LOC120630617 gene encoding U3 small nucleolar RNA-associated protein 6 homolog — MAEQVNQRIEGMINELEQMKRTNLYDDVEIKEISRKRKEFEYRIQRRLKEKDDFVQYIAFELTLLEDISLRRRQAKLTEKRKDIEYSIAKRLNKVFKQFVYRYQNDVAIYFEYIKFCQSVGFDFAVSAILGQMLQIHGDKPKMWQMASKWESKEQNNLENARNFLLKGIHRHPDSEILYWDLFEIELMIAFKAENEEEKEKYLKRAEVVWRSGMKNIPDVNYLFKLCDLSMKYGIDDATTNSIKEEIWNKRTEKNVWAYIANKELEGFHWAEIEEFATEQFNYPQEVNNYIAVYEKALKLFPDETLCTKYIHGLLGIKDSLCSELQKISTVKHAWNYGHENGLLTSEMYAFGISMLKLEDEIAKDELTEILDQAITKNPQYRQLWEEKILLNKSDEKKMLSLLQEAGKSLNSEDSLALWNFMFDIIDSNVVFKACFEKFRTCDNAILLSLKPKLLRKMYEHHGLKATRQIYEEFIRTPPTQVELHKVMIEIEMSQDKPTLKNVRKCYEAFVQHHGTNNIKVWMDYMDFEQTNGSAANVPAVHRRAIGVLEKKFVDDFIKAQMLSKLK; from the exons ATGGCGGAACAAGTTAATCAGCGTATTGAGGGTATGATAAATGAGTTAGAACAGATGAAACGTACTAATCTGTATGACGACGTTGAAATCAA AGAAATATCACGTAAAAGAAAGGAATTTGAATATAGAATACAGCGCAGATTAAAAGAGAAAGATGATTTTGTCCAATACATAGCCTTTGAATTGACTTTACTCGAAGATATTTCACTTAGGAGAAGACAGGCCAAACTTACAGAAAAGAGAAAAGATATTGAGTATTCTATAGCTAAGAGacttaataaagtatttaaacaaTTTGTGTATAGATATCAGAATGACGTagcaatatattttgaatacatAAAGTTCTGCCAAAGCGTTGGTTTTGATTTTGCTGTCTCTGCTATATTAGGCCAAATGTTGCAG ATTCATGGAGACAAGCCAAAGATGTGGCAAATGGCTAGCAAGTGGGAAAGCAAAGAACAAAATAATTTGGAAAATGCTAGGAATTTCCTTCTAAAGGGCATTCACAGGCATCCAGATTCCGAAATACTCTATTGGGATCTATTTGAGATTGAGCTCATGATTGCATTCAAAGCTGAaaatgaagaagaaaaa GAAAAATACCTAAAAAGGGCTGAGGTGGTGTGGAGAAGTGGTATGAAGAATATACCAGATGTGAATTACTTGTTTAAATTATGTGATTTGTCAATGAAATATGGAATTGATGATGCAACTACTAATTCTATTAAAGAAGAGATTTGGAACAAAAGGACGGAGAAAAATGTTTGGGCTTACATTGCAAATAAGGAATTAGag GGTTTCCATTGGGCAGAAATTGAAGAATTTGCTACTGAACAGTTCAACTATCCTCAAGAAGTAAATAACTATATTGCGGTGTATGAGAAAGCTTTAAAACTG TTTCCAGACGAAACACTGTGCACCAAATACATTCATGGCCTACTCGGCATAAAAGACAGTTTGTGTTCAGAGTTACAGAAAATTAGCACTGTTAAACATGCTTGGAATTACGGTCATGAAAATGGGCTGCTTACTAGTGAAATGTATGCTTTTGGTATTAGTATGTTGAAGTTGGAAGACGAAATAGCGAAAGATGAACTTACAGAG atcCTTGATCAAGCAATAACTAAAAATCCCCAATATAGACAGCTGTGGGAGGAAAAAATTTTGCTCAATAAGTCAGATGAAAAGAAAATGTTGTCTTTACTCCAAGAGGCAGGCAAAAGTTTGAATTCTGAAGATAGTCTTGCCCTATGGAATTTCATGTTCGATATCATTGATTCAAATGTTGTT TTCAAGGCGTGTTTTGAAAAATTCAGGACATGCGATAATGCAATATTATTGTCATTGAAGCCCAAGCTTTTGCGAAAAATGTATGAACACCATGGTCTTAAAGCTACAAGACAAATTTATGAGGAGTTCATTAGAACTCCGCCAACACAGGTGGAATTACATAAAGTTATGATTGAAATTGAAATGTCACAAGATAAGCCTACTCTGAAAAATGTTAGGAAGTGTTATGAAGCATTCGTACAGCATCATGGGACTAATAATATCAAAGTATGGATGGACTATATGGACTTTGAACAGACCAATGGTAGTGCTGCAAATGTGCCAGCAGTTCATAGGAGAGCTATAGGAGTGTTAGAGAAAAAATTTGTAGATGATTTCATTAAAGCCCAAATgttgtcaaaattaaaataa
- the LOC120630698 gene encoding mitochondrial carrier homolog 2-like has translation MDEIEKEKIAALPSQMLITTICHPMEYAKVLIQLGYEPLPPRRSTTLFGRPAMILPNVFQYIKFIKKSDGFFGCYTGLSARVLGLVASSQLTSKVIHACGIDLPEINDPPNIVTDDEPKLEDYYKLGRRDIIMHTASVIVSYPFHVVSVRMMAAFIGKEEEYSSLLGAIVSIYRDDGILGFFHGMVPKLLADLTCVAVTGILAYYVNKYLVKTKDLRYYTLPLLTFVTSTITYPLVVVSTCMAVAGSSLKAGSPPLMPVYPSWQACWRDLLKNKQHKRGSSLIFRYYIAPIAAMQ, from the coding sequence atggACGAaattgaaaaggaaaaaatagcGGCTCTGCCTTCTCAAATGCTGATTACGACAATATGTCATCCTATGGAGTATGCGAAGGTTCTCATCCAACTCGGATACGAGCCTTTACCGCCGCGGCGTTCTACAACCCTGTTCGGGCGCCCTGCGATGATATTACCTAACGTCTTTCAGTACATAAAGTTTATCAAGAAGTCAGACGGTTTCTTCGGATGTTACACGGGACTGTCAGCGAGAGTCCTCGGTTTGGTCGCCTCTAGTCAGCTAACCTCGAAGGTAATTCACGCCTGTGGTATTGATTTACCCGAGATCAATGATCCTCCTAACATTGTAACTGACGATGAACCTAAACTTGAGGATTACTACAAGCTCGGACGTCGGGACATAATCATGCACACCGCGTCCGTCATAGTGTCATATCCTTTCCATGTAGTGTCAGTAAGGATGATGGCTGCGTTTATTGGCAAAGAGGAAGAGTACAGTTCACTTTTGGGCGCAATCGTATCAATTTACAGAGACGATGGTATCCTCGGGTTCTTCCATGGAATGGTGCCGAAACTTCTTGCAGATTTGACATGTGTAGCAGTCACAGGCATTTTGGCTtactatgtaaacaaatatctGGTGAAAACAAAGGACCTAAGATACTATACTTTACCATTACTCACTTTTGTGACAAGCACAATAACCTATCCGCTAGTGGTTGTGTCGACTTGCATGGCTGTTGCCGGAAGCAGTCTTAAGGCAGGTAGCCCACCATTAATGCCTGTCTACCCTTCATGGCAAGCTTGCTGGCGAGACCTTCTAAAGAACAAGCAACACAAAAGAGGATCATCCCTTATCTTTAGGTACTACATCGCTCCAATTGCAGCTATGCAGTAA